Proteins co-encoded in one Colletes latitarsis isolate SP2378_abdomen chromosome 2, iyColLati1, whole genome shotgun sequence genomic window:
- the LOC143351932 gene encoding DNA (cytosine-5)-methyltransferase PliMCI encodes MMPAIIANTENYETEKHTQIEDIERYQIPLNGHVMKENKNTGKTLEHNVEINTKSNSNDKEIKFISHSSLIKAKILQESNNDRKKLRNGKYINVEVTQNLHKINRDTNKSTPLKQNDQSKKPIKRKSDMAEELESKAPMLVQSGQNIMHNIKSETELNQEQQDSNDEFENNALKKTKTENYNSSIEEPKTLFQKPINIHQKCEYCCQKLASNDIKIYPGHPNGAEEELIALTDPKLSLFTGEEAMVHEGDERPQNKLTDFCVYDKNGHLCSFDTGLIEKNVVLYFSGYMKPIYEENACPEGGVPTKDMGPINEWWVSGFDGGELALVGFTTAFAEYILMEPAEAYAPFMDSVKEKIYMSKIIIEYLLDEHNPTYEDLLNKLQTIVPPKGLSRFTEDSLLRYAQFICDQVISFDSSARPEDPLLITSPCMRALVTLAGVTLNKRLALRRTHPKDQINKKIAWTKATTTKLVNNMFETFFSDQLATNREKDISGPKRHRCGICETCQQPDCGVCSACKDMPKFGGSGKGKQACIRRRCPNMAIQEADDSDQEDEFNETLIENTKITQKMILKEFKHVEKEITWVGESIIDDGRRTFYKSVMVIDEEINTNDYVFIESNDPTVPLQIAKVMYMWEDKNGAKLCHANWFRRGSDTVLGETSDPLELFLLDECDNVPFTSVKSKATVIYKSSPQNWSQLGNADLLPEDEIQNKDGKTFFYQKRYTPETARFEDPPSDPICQRKEISHRFCPACVRFTALQCFYTPKVFDREEEKSIKEVTYNMVKYKDEEFKVGSVVFLSPGTIKFKYTSTYHTASKTKKGKVDEDMYPEYYRKSSDHVKGSNYDTPEPFHIGYIKAIYAKTNNKLVASSDVWIKINKMYRPENTHKGLTLMQQVDLNMVYWSDEVCDVKFSEVAGKCYLMYSENLDKSVEEWTAGGPNRFYFSQAYNASEKTFTDPPNHAMNIGKSGKGKGKAKCKNKQLENPNTKKINETPIEHCVVSNKLKTLDVFAGCGGLSEGLRQAGIINNRWAIEKDEPAACAYRLNNPDTTVFCEDCNVLLRKVMNGELCDNNGQRLPQKGEVELLCGGPPCQGFSGMNRFNSRQYSLFKNSLVVSCLSYCDYYRPKFFIMENVRNFVSFKKSMVLKLTLRCLVRMGYQCTFGILQAGNYGIPQTRRRLIIFAAAPGEMLPKYPEPTHVFSKRACQLSVIVDNKKYSSNCDWTESAPYRTISVRDAMSDLPNIRNGWNKEEMAYGDEAISHFQRKVRPKEPDTILRDHVCKDMAPLVETRIAHIPTASGSDWRDLPNIAVRLSDGTYSKKLEYTHHDKKAGKSSTGAFRGVCSCCERKACDPIDRQYGTLIPWCLPHTGNRHNHWAGLYGRLEWDGFFGTTITNPEPMGKQGRVLHPEQTRVVSVRECARSQGFPDSFRFYGSILDKHRQIGNAVPPPLGAALGFEIRKCLKNENIQHLEKKLDSFSSD; translated from the exons ATGATGCCGGCTATCATAGCAAATACTGAAAATTACGAGACAGAAAAGCATACACAGATTGAGGATATAGAAAGATATCAAATACCTTTAAACGGGCATGTTATGAAAGAGAATAAAAATACAGGTAAAACACTTGAACATAACGTGGAAATAAATACAAAGAGTAACTCAAATGATAAAGAGATTAAATTTATTTCTCATTCGTCGTTGATCAAAGCTAAGATACTTCAAGAATCAAATAATGATAGAAAAAAACTTCGTAATGGAAAATATATTAATGTAGAAGTTACACAAAATTTGCACAAAATTAACAGAGACACTAATAAAAGTACACCGTTAAAACAAAATGATCAATCGAAGAAACCTATTAAAAGGAAAAGTGATATGGCTGAAGAATTAGAATCGAAGGCTCCTATGTTGGTACAAAGTGGACAAAACATAATGCACAATATTAAATCTGAAACTGAACTAAATCAGGAACAACAGGATTCAAATGATGAATTTGAAAACAATGCCCTTAAGAAAACTAAAACAGAAAACTATAATTCAAGTATAGAAGAGCCAAAAACGCTGTTTCAGAAACCTATTAACATTCACCAGAAGTGTGAATACTGTTGTCAAAAACTAGCAAGTAATGATATAAAGATATATCCTGGTCATCCTAATGGGGCAGAAGAAGAACTTATTGCATTAACAGACCCAAAGTTATCTTTATTCACAGGTGAAGAAGCTATGGTCCATGAAGGCGATGAAAGAccacaaaataaattaacagaCTTTTG tgTATATGATAAAAATGGACATTTGTGTTCTTTTGACACTGGCCTAATCGAAAAAAATGTAGTACTTTATTTTTCTGGTTATATGAAACCTATCTACGAAGAAAATGCTTGTCCAGAAGGTGGTGTGCCTACAAAAGATATGGGACCAATAAATGAGTGGTGGGTGTCTGGTTTTGACGGTGGTGAATTAGCACTTGTAGGATTCACTACAGCATTTGCAGAGTATATATTAATGGAACCTGCTGAAGCATATGCACCATTTATGGATTCTGTGAAAGAGAAGATTTACATGAGCAAGATAATTATAGAATACTTGTTAGATGAACATAATCCTACTTATGAAGATTTGTTAAATAAGTTACAG ACTATAGTTCCACCAAAAGGATTATCTAGATTCACAGAAGATTCCTTATTACGATATGCTCAGTTTATCTGTGATCAAGTTATTTCTTTTGATTCGTCAGCAAGACCAGAAGATCCTTTGCTAATTACAAGTCCATGTATGCGAGCATTAGTCACGCTTGCGGGCGTAACGTTAAACAAAAGACTTGCCCTGCGGAGAACGCACCCTAAAGatcaaataaataagaaaattgcgTGGACGAAAGCTACAACTACAAAATTAGTTAATAATATGTTTGAAACATTCTTCTCTGACCAATTAGCTACAAATCGTGAGAAAGATATATCGGGACCTAAGAGGCACAGATGCGGAATATGCGAAACCTGCCAACAACCTGATTGTGGAGTTTGTTCTGCTTGCAAAGATATGCCTAAGTTTGGTGGATCTGGAAAAGGTAAACAGGCTTGCATTAGAAGAAGATGTCCAAATATGGCTATACAAGAAGCTGATGATTCGGACCAGGAAGATGAATTTAATGAAACATTAATAGAAAATACAAAAATCACTCAAAAGATGATTTTGAAAGAATTTAAGCATGTAGAGAAAGAAATTACATGGGTCGGAGAATCGATTATCGATGATGGTCGAAGAACATTTTATAAGTCAGTAATGGTAATTGACGAAGAAATAAATACAAATGATTATGTATTTATTGAGTCAAATGATCCCACAGTACCGTTGCAAATAGCGAAAGTCATGTATATGTGGGAAGATAAAAATGGTGCAAAGTTGTGTCATGCAAATTGGTTTAGGAGAGGTAGTGATACTGTACTTGGTGAAACGTCAGATCCTTTAGAATTGTTCTTACTTGATGAATGTGACAATGTACCATTTACTTCGGTTAAATCTAAAGCAACTGTTATTTATAAAAGTAGTCCACAAAATTGGAGTCAATTAGGTAATGCAGATTTATTACCAGAAGACGAGATACAGAATAAAGATGGTAAAACATTCTTTTATCAAAAACGATACACGCCGGAAACAGCTCGTTTTGAAGATCCTCCTTCAGATCCTATCTGTCAGAGAAAAGAAATTAGTCATCGATTTTGTCCTGCTTGTGTACGCTTTACTGCATTACAATGCTTTTATACGCCAAAGGTCTTTGATAGAGAGGAAGAAAAAAGTATCAAAGAAGTAACTTATAATATGGTAAAATATAAAGATGAAGAATTTAAGGTTGGATCTGTTGTATTTTTATCTCCAGGaactataaaatttaaatatacatcaacatatcatactgcttccaaaACGAAGAAGGGGAAGGTAGACGAAGATATGTATCCCGAGTATTACCGAAAGTCTTCGGACCACGTTAAAGGTTCAAATTACGATACACCTGAACCGTTTCATATTGGATATATTAAAGCAATATACGCAAAGACAAATAATAAATTAGTTGCTTCGTCCGATGTatggattaaaataaataaaatgtatcGACCAGAAAACACGCACAAAGGACTCACGTTAATGCAACAAGTTGACCTCAATATGGTATATTGGAGCGACGAAGTCTGTGATGTAAAATTTTCTGAAGTAGCAGGTAAATGCTACCTGATGTATTCAGAGAATTTAGATAAATCTGTGGAGGAATGGACAGCTGGTGGTCCGAATCGCTTTTACTTTTCTCAGGCGTATAATGCTTCAGAAAAGACATTTACCGATCCGCCTAATCATGCTATGAATATTGGAAAGTCTGGAAAAGGAAAAGGGAAAGCAAAGTGCAAAAATAAACAATTAGAGAATCCTAATActaagaaaataaatgaaaCCCCGATAGAGCATTGTGTTGTttcaaacaaattgaaaacactAGATGTTTTTGCTGGTTGTGGTG GATTATCTGAAGGATTGCGACAAGCTGGTATCATAAACAATCGATGGGCGATTGAAAAAGATGAACCAGCTGCATGCGCATATCGGCTTAATAATCCTGATACAACGGTATTCTGTGAGGATTGTAACGTGCTGCTGCGAAAAGTTATGAAT GGAGAACTTTGCGATAATAATGGACAACGTTTACCTCAAAAAGGCGAAGTAGAATTATTATGTGGCGGACCGCCTTGTCAAGGCTTCAGTGGCATGAATCGTTTTAATTCACGACAATattctttatttaaaaattctctaGTAGTATCGTGTTTGTCTTATTGTGATTATTATAGACCAAAATTCTTTATTATGGAAAACGTTAGAAACTTTGTTTCCTTTAAAAAAAGTATGGTACTCAAGTTAACGTTAAGATGTCTTGTACGAATGGGTTATCAATGTACATTTGGTATTCTGCAAGCTGGAAATTACGGTATTCCGCAAACAAGACGAAG aTTAATAATATTTGCTGCTGCACCAGGAGAGATGCTTCCAAAATACCCAGAACCGACTCATGTGTTTAGCAAACGAGCATGTCAATTAAGTGTTATTGTGGATAATAAAAAA TATTCATCAAATTGTGATTGGACAGAGTCGGCACCGTATAGAACTATCAGTGTTCGCGATGCAATGTCCGATCTACCTAATATCCGAAATGGTTGGAACAAAGAAGAAATGGCTTACGGAGACGAGGCAATTTCTCACTTTCAAAGAAAA GTTAGACCTAAAGAACCTGATACTATATTGAGAGATCACGTTTGCAAAGATATGGCACCACTGGTCGAAACTCGAATTGCACATATTCCAACTGCAAGCGGATCTGATTGGCGTGACTTGCCAAATATTGCGGTACGTTTAAGCGATGGAACGTACTCGAAAAAATT AGAATATACTCACCATGATAAGAAGGCTGGTAAAAGTTCTACTGGAGCATTCCGTGGTGTATGTAGCTGTTGTGAACGTAAAGCATGTGATCCGATAGATAGACAATATGGTACATTAATTCCATGGTGTTTACCTCACACTGGAAATCGTCATAATCACTGGGCAGGCTTGTACGGTAGATTAGAATGGGATGGATTCTTTGGTACTACTATTACAAATCCAGAGCCTATGGGTAAACag GGCCGTGTTTTACATCCTGAACAAACCAGAGTTGTAAGTGTACGAGAATGTGCTAGATCGCAAGGTTTTCCAGATTCTTTCCGCTTTTATGGAAGCATACTTGATAAACATCGCCAGATCGGTAACGCCGTTCCGCCACCATTAGGCGCTGCTCTTGGTTTTGAGATTAGAAAATGCTTGAAAAATGAAAACATTCAACAcctagaaaaaaaattagacAGTTTTAGCAGCGACTGA
- the Pyroxd1 gene encoding pyridine nucleotide-disulfide oxidoreductase domain 1 has product MDKEEINCTFAVIGGGIAGVSCVEGISFLAPQVDTVLITASPLIKAVINIVPLGKTLMQFNVEEKDTATLSKTNKSLKIIHDFVIEVNVSNKQVLTKNGRIVNYKILCLCNGARPKLIAENNKFILGIRDTESVIQFSQKIQNSRRIIVVGNGGIATEIVNEVDGVEIIWVIKDKHISATFVDPGAAEFFMDKIHKTNVSENVNVNAPTKRMRYTVSSTSVVEDGPALGPDWHNNFDIKGTFFKSTKVQVEYDSEVAKILSTLEQKQFDPMEQWPVYVELTNGKIIGCDFIVSATGVIPNSNIMGLDDLKKGEDGGLLVDWKLETSEQDIYAAGDVCSAGWELAKQWFQMRLWTQAHQMGRYAAKAMVSKLKNEEFLQDFCFELFTHVTKFFGYKVVLLGLYNGQKLNNKYQILLRMTKGKEYIKLVLENDKLQGAVLIGDTDLEEMCENLILNQLDLSIYGEDLLNPDIDIEDYFD; this is encoded by the coding sequence ATGGACAAAGAAGAAATAAATTGTACATTTGCAGTAATAGGAGGTGGTATTGCTGGAGTATCTTGTGTTGAAGGTATAAGTTTTCTTGCTCCACAGGTAGATACAGTTCTGATTACAGCAAGTCCTTTGATAAAAGCAGTTATAAATATAGTTCCACTTGGTAAGACATTAATGCAGTTTAATGTAGAAGAGAAAGACACAGCAACTTTGTCAAAGACAAATAAATCATTAAAAATTATACATGATTTTGTAATTGAAGTAAATGTTTCAAATAAACAAGTATTAACAAAAAATGGAAGaattgtaaattataaaatactatGCCTTTGTAATGGTGCCAGACCAAAGCTTATAGCAGAAAATAACAAGTTTATCTTAGGAATTCGAGATACTGAATCAGTTATTCAGTTTTcccaaaaaatacaaaattcaagGAGGATCATAGTAGTTGGAAATGGAGGGATTGCTACTGAAATTGTAAACGAAGTCGACGGTGTTGAAATAATATGGGTAATTAAAGACAAACATATTTCTGCAACATTTGTTGATCCTGGTGCTGCAGAATTTTTTATGGATAAAATACATAAAACCAATGTATCTGAAAATGTTAATGTAAATGCTCCAACTAAAAGAATGAGGTATACTGTATCTAGCACATCAGTTGTAGAAGATGGACCAGCTTTAGGTCCAGACTGGCACAATAATTTTGATATAAAAGGTACTTTCTTTAAATCAACAAAAGTACAAGTAGAATATGACAGTGAAGTTGCAAAAATTCTTAGTACATTGGAACAGAAACAATTTGATCCTATGGAGCAATGGCCTGTATATGTCGAATTGACAAATGGAAAGATTATTGGTTGTGATTTTATTGTATCAGCAACAGGTGTAATACCAAATTCTAACATAATGGGTTTAGATGATCTTAAAAAAGGAGAAGATGGTGGATTATTAGTAGATTGGAAACTAGAAACATCAGAACAAGATATATATGCTGCTGGAGATGTATGCAGCGCAGGATGGGAATTAGCAAAACAATGGTTTCAGATGAGGTTATGGACGCAAGCACACCAAATGGGACGTTATGCCGCCAAAGCGATGgtttctaaattaaaaaatgaggAATTTTTACAAGATTTTTGTTTTGAATTGTTCACTCACGTAACTAAATTCTTCGGTTACAAAGTAGTTTTGCTTGGTTTATATAATggacaaaaattaaataataaataccaaATTTTATTACGAATGACCAAAGGAAAGGAATATATAAAGCTTGTACTAGAAAATGATAAACTGCAAGGAGCAGTATTGATTGGAGACACTGACTTGGAAGAAATGTGTGAAAATTTAATACTTAATCAGTTAGATTTAAGCATTTATGGGGAAGACTTATTGAATCCTGACATTGACATTGAGGATTATTTTGATTAG
- the Mrps18b gene encoding mitochondrial ribosomal protein S18B translates to MSFILNGFQLAGSILRTNLTARVIPVRFIRLSFAQFDQEDQEDQENQEHQEPTTPVKHVSPHKDRSQIIPVETSIRYMQSDAYKQTYGNDPVWKLYRRNHKGPIPPQKTRKTCIRKSVITTGNPCPICRDEYLVIDSVNVNLLKQFISKDNGEILSYKKTGLCQMTHKKILVAVLKAREYGFLTFDVPFKYYDYSEWKSA, encoded by the exons ATGTCATTCATATTAAATGGATTCCAATTGGCTGGATCAATTTTACGAACGAATTTAACTGCAAGG gttaTACCTGTAAGATTTATACGTCTTTCGTTTGCACAATTTGATCAAGAAGATCAAGAAGAtcaagaaaatcaagaacatcaaGAACCAACTACACCTGTGAAGCACGTATCACCTCATAAGGATAGAAGTCAAATTATTCCTGTGGAGACTAGTATAAGATACATGCAAAGTGATG CTTATAAGCAAACTTATGGAAATGATCCTGTTTGGAAATTGTATAGACGAAATCATAAAGGGCCTATTCCACCACAAAAAACACGAAAAACTtgtatt AGAAAATCCGTAATCACTACTGGTAATCCATGTCCAATATGCAGGGATGAATACCTAGTGATTGACTCTGTTaatgtaaatttattaaaacaatttatatcTAAGGATAATGGAGAAATCTTAAGTTATAA AAAAACTGGTCTTTGTCAAATGACTCATAAAAAAATACTTGTTGCTGTATTGAAAGCAAGAGAATATGGTTTTCTTACATTTGATGTTCCATTTAAATATTATGATTATTCAGAGTGGAAAAGTgcttaa
- the Pnuts gene encoding phosphatase 1 nuclear targeting subunit has product MPRIDPLSLLKCLSVLLGPTGGIKSKEEVHRLANLMTKFSKKLVSKCIYIQILKTTNTDLLSQFMGAGGWNLIHMWLTDGILAKNWALIQELLELLLLCPVDIERLKSNNCPKLIKGLSKEGSHQGVRVLASRLVEQWLKIVKGEAAPNSVPAQIMTIPVQGTGVLGHANLVSESAQQQQQFSIHCGIQQVSDGVENATVHVQDLQFTPNSTTTIAVPHIQQQQQQPQEQQQQQQLQERTTVQSLQLQVVSKPQQVQLQQQLSSQQSKKPAFVVVSTSSQSPVPVYKITIREGKQILTKVETDATNINSVLNTNSTNIEINGDVVNDTPAVKHTVEEAESKELSDCVVSGQGYKTDVAQSEKLDQVSSEVKQTVIDSTDSTDVEVVKNKENKDSKDIKDNVSSESSKSSNKENRDSSKKDEKKSSSSDKKSHHSSSSSSKSSSKHTSSSSSHRTSSTSYKSSSHRSSSSSSSSKSSSNKDKSSKDKEKHHSSNSSGKHSSSKTKSDKEKEKEKQKKDQAEKDKATLEKVQGQALSSKLGKIPKKKLEEEKSGDAAVRKSSTDSRDSSKENKTDPKKVIAMPEKKNISISIESRKNSQDSTMRPKTVKTFNSKFRSTGLEEEVKPPPPRSAKKPNPIIDKKVIPQKLPVLKRPSPLREAIPSTDKRAKLSLDSPTTPPSEEKKGGIKLIPPKPKPMVLQESDMFMDALTASTKSKEPRKRKRRTSITKDGPTDAKKQETANSDNRDVTPPPTSPPSADEKSPVVVKPNFKFYQDTLETDEDKEQKEKENSDEEIRREKDETTDDQKENRIFKSDIDDDAGSNTPTPDDDMEEKTSNSPEDSSSVSDSTKKENVSSYPEIRYVDGLRSVLLLQKRKGPKKVLKWKTDLESVRYFELDETERVNVTKTFTDMKQMEKQNEREAFQMARKLSNEDLMEERTRWKPLIPIDLPPALVESGKDSREKDIQYAREKGILQALYFNRSMIPDSAAEPDEERHHVYSDPKIIPLDDLTGNKESEKDFTSMAWPEPKPQLQPQTPVVSNFHYPTFPHNQQPVMAPMGPQTTLGPIPQMSQQVIGPSHMGPLGPDMGGPIPAGGGGWRTGDGKVVVPDSMGMNPMGNMPNAFPPGMEGGPMVPPGMMGPPPMYNQQEGYGMMGPEDMGFNNMNPNNFQGPPGPMYGPGPNFQGPRGGGPMHGRGRGVPGPGWYRGGGGPPGRGGWRGGGGGWRGSGKQPPVCRQFSKNGYCRVGDKCQYLHPGVNCPPF; this is encoded by the exons ATG CCGCGCATAGATCCATTATCATTATTGAAGTGTCTTAGTGTTTTGTTGGGGCCAACTGGAGGCATTAAGAGTAAAGAAGAAGTTCATCGGTTAGCTAATTTAATGACAAAGTTCTCGAAGAAACTTGTTTCAAAATGCATTTACATTCAGATATTAAAAACTACGAACACCGATTTGCTTAGTCA ATTTATGGGTGCTGGAGGATGGAATCTTATTCACATGTGGCTCACTGATGGCATTCTTGCAAAAAATTGGGCTCTCATTCAGGAACTTCTTGAGCTTTTGCTGCTATGTCCAGTAGATATTGAAAGATTAAAAAGCAACAATTGTCCAAAATTAATAAAAGGTCTATCAAAAGAAGGCAGTCATCAAGGTGTTAGAGTGTTGGCTAGTCGATTAGTTGAACAATGGCTAAAGATAGTGAAAGGAGAAGCTGCACCAAATTCTGTGCCAGCACAAATCATGACAATTCCGGTGCAAGGTACTGGAGTTCTAGGGCATGCAAATTTGGTTTCTGAATCAGCGCAACAACAGCAACAGTTTTCCATTCATTGTGGTATTCAACAAGTCTCGGATGGTGTCGAAAATGCAACAGTTCATGTGCAAGATCTGCAATTTACTCCAAACTCTACAACAACCATTGCAGTACCCCATATtcaacaacagcagcaacaaccACAAgaacagcagcaacaacagcaatTGCAAGAAAGGACAACTGTACAATCTTTGCAACTGCAAGTTGTTAGTAAACCGCAGCAAGTGCAATTACAACAGCAATTATCATCACAGCAATCAAAAAAGCCAGCTTTTGTTGTGGTATCTACATCTTCACAATCCCCAGTTCCTGTGTATAAAATTACAATTCGTGAAGGTAAACAAATTCTTACAAAAGTGGAGACAGATGCTACAAATATTAATAGTGTTTTAAATACGAATAGTACAAATATAGAAATTAATGGAGATGTTGTGAACGATACACCTGCTGTGAAACATACTGTTGAGGAAGCAGAATCTAAGGAACTCAGTGATTGTGTAGTCAGTGGTCAAGGTTATAAAACGGATGTTGCACAATCTGAAAAATTAGACCAAGTTTCCAGTGAAGTGAAACAGACTGTAATAGATTCCACGGACAGTACTGATGTGGAAGttgttaaaaataaagaaaataaagacTCTAAAGACATTAAAGACAATGTTAGTAGTGAAAGTAGTAAATCTAGTAATAAAGAAAACCGGGACTCGTCTAAAAAAGATGAAAAAAAATCTAGTAGTTCAGATAAAAAAAGTCATCATAGTTCGTCTTCATCCTCCAAAAGTTCTTCTAAACATACCTCAAGTTCCAGTTCACATCGTACTAGTTCCACTTCTTACAAATCTAGTAGTCATCGCTCTAGTTCTAGTAGTAGTAGTTCAAAAAGCTCTAGTAACAAGGATAAGTCTTCCAAGGACAAGGAGAAACATCACTCATCTAATTCATCTGGTAAACATAGTTCTAGTAAAACTAAATCcgacaaagaaaaagaaaaagaaaagcaaAAGAAAGATCAGGCAGAAAAGGATAAGGCAACGCTGGAAAAAGTACAAGGACAGGCATTGAGTTCAAAGTTAGGAAAAATACCTAAAAAGAAGTTGGAAGAAGAAAAATCAGGAGATGCAGCTGTAAGAAAGTCATCAACAGACTCGAGGGACAGCTCTAAGGAAAATAAGACTGATCCGAAGAAAGTTATTGCAATGCCAGAGAAAAAGAACATTTCTATTTCTATCGAGAGTAGGAAAAATTCTCAGGATTCTACAATGCGACCAAAGACTGTGAAAACGTTTAATTCTAAATTCAGGTCAACTGGTTTGGAGGAAGAAGTAAAACCTCCACCACCTAGATCAGCAAAGAAACCAAATCCTATCATTGATAAAAAGGTCATACCCCAGAAATTACCTGTTTTGAAGAGGCCATCTCCACTCAGAGAAGCTATTCCATCAACAGACAAACGAGCTAAGTTGTCATTGGATTCTCCAACTACACCTCCAAGCGAAGAGAAGAAAGGAGGCATCAAATTGATACCACCAAAACCAAAAC cAATGGTTCTACAAGAAAGCGATATGTTTATGGATGCTTTGACCGCATCAACGAAGAGTAAAGAACCGCGGAAGAGAAAACGTAGAACGTCCATCACGAAAGATGGTCCTACGGATGCTAAGAAACAAGAAACTGCCAATAGTGATAATCGTGATGTTACACCTCCACCCACCTCACCACCAAGTGCCGATGAAAAATCACCTGTAGTTGTCAAACCTAACTTTAAG TTTTATCAAGATACATTGGAGACGGACGAAGATAAGGagcagaaagagaaagagaattcGGATGAAGAAATTAGAAGAGAAAAGGACGAAACCACGGATGACCAGAAAGAAAATAGGATATTCAAATCAGATATCGATGACGACGCTGGAAGTAACA CACCAACGCCCGATGACGATATGGAAGAAAAGACTTCTAATTCTCCTGAAGACTCTTCCTCGGTATCTGATTCGACGAAGAAAGAAAATGTTAGTTCGTATCCAGAAATACGTTACGTCGACGGGCTAAGAAGCGTTTTACTACTTCAGAAACGTAAAGGGCCGAAAAAAGTACTGAAATGGAAGACAGATCTGGAATCGGTACGATATTTTGAGCTAGATGAGACAGAAAGGGTTAATGTAACAAAAACATTTACCGATATGAAACAAATGGAGAAGCAGAACGAGAGAGAAGCATTCCAAATGGCCAGAAAATTAA GTAATGAAGACTTGATGGAAGAAAGGACAAGATGGAAACCCTTAATTCCGATCGATCTACCTCCAGCCTTAGTAGAATCTGGAAAAGATAGCAGAGAAAAAGATATTCAATACGCTCGAGAAAAGGGCATTTTACAAGCGCTATACTTCAACCGAAGCAT GATTCCAGACTCTGCAGCGGAGCCCGATGAAGAACGTCATCATGTATATAGTGATCCTAAAATCATTCCTTTGGATGACCTTACAGGAAATAAAGAAAGCGAGAAAGACTTTACTTCCATGGCGTGGCCAGAACCAAAACCTCAGTTGCAACCTCAAACACCAGTAGTGTCAAACTTCCATTATCCAACGTTTCCTCATAATCAACAGCCAGTAATGGCGCCTATGGGTCCTCAGACTACATTGGGTCCAATACCTCAAATGTCTCAACAAGTAATAGGACCTTCTCACATGGGCCCATTAGGTCCAGACATGGGCGGACCAATACCTGCTGGAGGAGGAGGATGGAGAACGGGAGATGGAAAAGTTGTTGTACCCGATTCAATGGGAATGAATCCAATGGGAAATATGCCAAATGCATTCCCACCAGGAATGGAAGGGGGACCAATGGTTCCACCCGGAATGATGGGACCACCACCTATGTATAATCAACAAGAAGGTTATGGTATGATGGGTCCAGAAGATATGGGATTTAATAATATGAATCCGAATAATTTTCAAGGCCCACCTGGTCCTATGTACGGACCTGGACCTAACTTTCAAGGCCCTAGAGGCGGTGGTCCAATGCATGGTAGAGGTAGAGGCGTTCCCGGACCTGGTTGGTACAGAGGTGGTGGGGGGCCACCTGGAAGAGGTGGTTGGAGGGGGGGCGGTGGCGGGTGGAGGGGAAGCGGAAAGCAACCGCCGGTATGCAGACAATTTTCTAAAAATGGCTATTGCCGAGTTGGTGATAAGTGTCAATATCTTCATCCTGGAGTAAACTGTCCACCATTTTGA
- the LOC143351934 gene encoding calcium load-activated calcium channel, with translation MWADTILIVFISICTALLGEGLTWLMVYRTEKYKKLKAEVEKQSKKLEKRKEAHGDSLDKQQKKKIEREEERLKNNNRDLSLVKMKSMFAIGFAFTALLSMFNSIFDGRVVARLPFVPISWIQGLSHRNLPGDDYTECSFIFLYILCTMSIRQNIQKMLGFAPSRTASKQSGSIFGPPPQQFK, from the exons aTGTGGGCTGATACtattttaattgtatttattaGTATTTGTACAGCTTTATTAGGAGAAG gtTTAACATGGTTAATGGTTTATAgaacagaaaaatataaaaaactgaAGGCCGAAGTAGAAAAACAAAGTAAAAAGT TGGAAAAAAGAAAGGAAGCACATGGTGATTCACTGGATAAacaacaaaagaaaaaaattgaacgagaggaagaacgattaaaaaataataatagagaTTTGTCTCTTGTAAAGATGAAATCAATGTTTGCAATTGGATTTGCATTTACAGCTCTACTCAGTATGTTTAACAGCATTTTTGATGGTAGAGTAGTAGCAAGGTTACCTTTTGTGCCAATAAGTTGGATACAAGGTTTATCACATAGAAACCTTCCTGGTGATGATTATACAGAATGTTCATTTATCTTTCTCTATATACTATGCACTATGAGTATCAGACAG aatattcaaaaaatgcttggatttgccccatccagAACTGCAAGTAAACAAAGTGGAAGTATTTTTGGTCCTCCCCCTcaacaatttaaataa